The DNA segment CCGATTTCGTCGTCGACCTTGCGGGCGACGCGACCGCCGACACCGCGCAGGTCGTATGGATTTTTCGCGTACGTTTTCAGGACGAAGACGCCGGCTCTTGGATGGGCGAGGTACATATCCTCGCCGACCCCACTCGAGCGGTCGCCGGCGACGGCGCGCCAGCCCTTCGGGTCGACGTCGCGTTCGACAACGTCCTCGAGCACGTCCTGCCACTCACGAATCCGCATACTCGAGGGATACGGCCGGGAGGGAAAATACGTATCGGTCGCAGTGGATTACAGAATCAAGGGGAAAGCCCACGACTTTAGTCGTGGGATGAATCCGACGAGTCCTCGGTAAAATCGGAACGATTAGCTTGACTGGGGTCGAATGTTAGCATAACTCGCTCGGGAAAATTGGAGTTGGATTGGGGTCTCCACCAACAAAAAGCAACCCTACCCAAGTGAGGCTCGAACGCGAGTTCGAGTCGGGTTGATGGCACGGCCTGTAGGGTGCCAGCAGGGTAGTCCAAACGGACTGGCGTCACCACACGCCCACCACTCGACGCACCACCTACAAACCGAGACCGACCAACCGAGGTCGGGAAATTGCCTCCGTTGGCGTCGGAACGCCCGACCCCAAGCGCGAGGAAACCCACGACTTCAGTCGTGCGGAGGATGTCAATCGTCGCGAATCTCTCGAAGTTTCTCGCGGCCGGGCGCGATCAGTTCGTCGAGGTAACTCGCGAGCGTCCCTTTCGCGTCTGCGGGATGCAACTCGCCGGACTCGAGGTCCGCCGCCAGCGCCTCGTAGCCGTCGTACTCGAGGTCGCCGCCGTACTTGTCCGGACGCTCGACCAGCACGGTCTCGAAGCGGGGGAACACGTGGTACTCGAACAGTTCGAGGACGGGGTTCTCGAGGTCACCCTCAGGGTCTCGAGTCGGGGGACAGAACGCCGAGTTGACCTTCTCCTCGAGGTCGGCCGTCGAGTCTTCCATCGAAATCGTGACGCCGGTACTCGAGGACATCTTGCCCTCGCCCGTCGTGAGGTCGGCCACGATCGGGGTGTGCAGACACGGTCGGGCGTCGTAGCCCAGTTTCGGGAGCTCTTCGCGCATGAGCATGTGGACTTTTCGCTGGTCCATCCCACCCACGGCGAGGTCGAGGTCGAGGTATTCGATGTCCAGTGCCTGCATCAGCGGGTAGACCACGTGGCTCACTTTTGCCGTCTCATCGCCCTGGAGTTCGGCCATCGCGCGCTGTGCGCGGTTGAGCGTCGTCGACAACTCGAGTTCGTGGACGTCGAGCACGTAGTCCTCCTCGAGTTGGTAACTCGAGCCGTAGACGAACTCCGTCTGGGATTCCTCGAGGCCGTAGGCCAGAAACTGAGCGCGCATCTGTTCAGCCGTCTCGCGAATTTCCTCGAAGGTCCCCTTTCCGTTCAGGTAGGCGTGAACGTCGGCGAGCAGGATGACGACCTCCATACCCGCGTTCTGGAGGTCGATGAGTTTGTTCGCCGTGAGGAGATGCCCGAGATGCAACACGCCCGAGGGCTCGTAGCCGACGTAGACGCGCTTGCCATCCGGGTCGCTGGCTAGCTCGCGCACCTCCTCGTCGGTGACGACCTCGTCGACGTTCCGCGTCAGCAAGTCGTAGGTGTCCATACCAGAGGGTACCGGAGCAGGGATTTATGCGTTTTTGAACGATGTCACCGAGACTGTGGGTGGGTGACACGGCTCGAGAACGGGCTGACTACTTACTACTAATATAAAAGTAATTAAATATTGAGACTATATCACATGCTATTAGACCTGAAGCTATGTGACGATCGCTTCACTCGAGCAGCGATATGTAGATATCCTCAGAACGGCTTTAGAACCGATTCAGCGCGGTCTCGAGCAGTTCCCGCGAGATACCCAGTCGCGGCACCGACGCCGGCACCGACTGCTCCCGGCACGGGACCGCCGACGCCACCGATACTGCCGCCAATCTCGGCTCCTTTCGCAGCCCCTCTCGAGGCGTGTTTCGATCGTGAACAGGGTGGTTGCAAGGAGACCATACCGTACCATGTCGATCTCCCGACTCATATACCCTCGGCTCGTACAGACGATGCTTCCCCACTTCGATCGTCCCTTCGAGTTACCCCCTTTAACCAGCAGGATCCGATCAGGCGCCGGTAACCAACCTGAGGCCGAGGCCGATTACGACCACGACGATCCCCAGGGGAATCGATGCGACCGGCGGTACGGGAACGAACAGGAGCGCGATACCGATCAGTATCACGATCGTCGAGAGACGAGCCATGCCCCGAGCGTCGACGGCCGCCGGTGTAATCGTTGGCCCGGCATTGCCAATCTCGATTCGGTGGAGACGGTTATCTCACGGTCCGGTAACGGTTTTCCGGCGTCAGTCGGCTTTCGTCGTGCCCACGCTCGAGGTGGTGGGCGTCGAGCGCCAGTAACCCTGGACGTACGCGCCGACGAACATGCCGACGATACCCCAGAGGATGGCGTAGTTGCCGATGCCGAGACTGGCGTAGGCGGCACCCGGACAGATGCCCGACAGGCCCCAGCCGACGCCGAAGATGCCGCCGCCGACAACCACGTTCCGGTCCAGTTCCTTGAGCCGTCGTTCGTACGGCTTCCCGGTAAGGGGCGCACTCCCCAGGACTCGAGGCGCGCCGAAAAAGACGATCCCGGTGACGATGGCTGCACCGAACATCACGAACAGGAGACCGAAGTCGGCAAACTGCAAAAACGAGAGGACGACCTCTGGCTGGGCCATGTTACTCACGGCGAGGCCGACGCCGAACAACAGGCCACCGACGAACACCAGCGCCAAGAACAGCGGGTGCTGTTCGTGTTCCTGCCTGACGCCGTCGGTGCTCATGGGGTCACCCCCGCGGCCATGACGAGGTGTGCGGTGACGATAGCGACCAGCAGGAACGAGATGACGCCGATGAAGGAGGTCCCCGAGACCGAGCCGACCCCACAGACGCCGTGTCCGGAGGTACAGCCTTTCCCGAGACGGGTCCCGATACCGACGAGAATCCCGCCGAGGAGTAGTCGCCACCAGGCGACTTCGGTGACCCAGATACCGTCGCCAGTCGCGAGTTGGTACCCAGCGGCACCGGCGACGATACCGACCGTAAAGACGACCCGCCAGTCTCGAGAGGCCCGATACCGGTCGAACCGGGACAGCTTCGAGCCGTAGGAGAGCGTCGACTCGAGGAAGGTACTGGCTCCGGCGGCGATACCCGTGCCGAGATAGATGACGGTCACGCCGAGCCCGACGAGCAATCCGCCAACGGCGTAGTGGGCGATGCCCTCGGGGAACGGTTCGGCCGGAACGACATCGGCGAGCAATGCGAGTGTCTCGAGTGGAAGCATACCCTGAAGTCGGCTCGACTGGCTATTAACCCTTCATCACCGGGGAAACTTGTTCGTATCTGTGACACGCTCGAGAATGGACGACGAATGTTGCTTCTCACTCGGTTGTGATCCCGTCAATCGGCGGCAGTCGACCCCGACAGCGTCTCGAGTTTCCGGGCGGTGTAGCCGAAGACGTTCCGATAGCCATAGGGCGACATCAAGACGGGATAAAAAGGCTCGGAGGCGACCTGTTTTTCGCCGTCTGCGGCCGCGAAGGGGCTGCCAGCTTCCACGCGCTGGAAGTTCTCGACGAACACCTCGTAGGTGTCTGCTGCGGTTTTATCGATGCGGTCGACCAGTTCGAACACCGGAACGTCCCGACGGACGGTATCACCCGGCAAGACGTCGACGGCGGTCAGGAACGCGCGAGTGAGTTGGTGTGCGTTTTCGACGGCTGCGTCACTCCCCTGGAGGCCGCACTCGATCTCGATGGTATCCACCTCGCTAAACAGTCGGCCATCCGCATACGGGCCTGTTTCGACGATGGCGCTGATCGGTAACTGGGGACAGATATCTCTGGCACGCTCGCCGAGGGCTTCGACGATGGCGAACGGCTCAGCGTGACTCTGCGTCGAGTGCATCGAAAAGGTTAGACAGTGCTCGAGTTCGTCTGCCAGTTTCGCTGCCAATTGCCCCTCGTGAGTCGTCGCTTCGGTGTGGCCCGGAAACGCGCGGTTGAGGTCTTCGTCGACGTAACGGACCCCTCGCTCGAGAGCCAACTCGTTCGCGATTACGAGTTTGACCGGCCGTTTGACGGACGGGTCGGTCTCGAGCAGTCGTTCGACGGCCCGGACGCCACAGGGTTCGTCACCGTGGATACCGGCGACGACGGCGATTTCGGGCGTCCCCGACCCGAGCTGTGCAACTCTCATTGTTGACCGTACGTACGTCAGGCTCAAAGGAGATTCGGTATCTTCCGATCGACAGCCAAATCTTCAAGAGTGCCCCGTTCGTCCAGACCACTATGGACGAGTCCGCCGATGCGGGTATCTACGCACGTCACTCGCCGTATCTCGAGCGGTACGTACAGATCGGTGTCGCTGGCGATCGCGTACTGTCTATTTCGTTTCCCGACCAACCCGACGAGAACGCCGTCGAAGGGGACGAGGCGAACGAGCATCCACTGCTGGACCAGCTATTCGAGTACCTGGATGGCGTCAACGAAGTGGGTTTCGATGACGTCCAGATCGCACTCACCGTCCCGACCGATCAGCGGGACATTCTCGAGACGCTTCGCACGATACCCTACGGCGAAAGCGTCGATGTGGAAGCGATCGCTCGAATGACGCCAGACCTGAATCCCGAGGACGACGATGACCTGATCACCGTCCGGACGGCACTCGATAAGAATCCGATTCCGATCGTGCTCCCGGATCATCGGGTTCGAAACGGACCGAGTGCGGCACCGCCAGGTGTCGAACAAAAACTTCGCTCGCTCGAGGGGCTCTGAGCACTCTCTGTATTCTTGTAACGCGGCGTGCAGTGACGACCAGCTGGCATCAGGTTTCGAGCCAGACCGCGAGGATGTAGAGTCCGATGCCGACGAAGACGGCCATCGAGGCTACGGCGTGTAACAGCAACTCTCCCGTGAAGACGGCAATCAACTGCGCGATGCCGCCGACGAGAAGACACAGCCCACCAGCGCTAAGCGGCGAGAGGCGGTCGGTCGCTCGCGTAAACAGCAACACCCCGACGGTGATTGCGACGAACGCGAAGACGATATCTGCGGCGAACCCGGCGAGGGGCTCGTTCGCGATTTCGGCGTAGACGATCAGCGTAAAGTAAAGCAGGATACCGAATACAATCGACCGCTGGACCGACTCCGGAACCGACTCGAGTGAGTGCATACGTGAGCACAGACGCTCGTCTGGCTTAGCTTTCGGTGATTCGCTGCGGGGGACGTCGGCGTTCAGTTGGCGATCCCCACCGTCCACTCGAGGCCGAGCCACTCGTGCACCAGGAACTCGAGGGCGTTGATCAGGTAGTGAGCCACCACGACCACCAGCAGGCTACCCGTTGTGATGAACAGCCACGCGAGGACCAGCCCTAGCAAACCGGTGACGACGATGCCGGTTCGACCCTGTGCGCCGTGACCGAGAGCGAACGCTGCCGAGGAGCCAACGGCGAGTATCCACAGCGGGATATCGAACCCCGCCGACAGTGCCCCGATTAGCGCGGCGCGAAAGAGGAGCTCCTCGAACAGCGCGACGACTGGCAAGACGAGGCCGAGCAACACGGCCCAGCCGGCGGTACTATCGGGTGCCAGCAGCCCTCGAAGCCCTTCGTCGTGTTCGAGACCGAAGTGGGTCGCAATCGTGGCCCCGAGTTCGTTCCCCACGTAGAGAATCAGCCCGGCAAGGACGCCAACCGTGATGCCAGTCAGTAGATACTCACTTTCGAGCGCGACGCCCAGTGTCTCGAGTGGGACGTTTGTGTAGACGATTGCCCCGATGAGCACCCCCGCGAACAATCCCTGGGTGAGCGCAACGTTCGCCAGTAAGGCCATCGTCGAGAGCTCCTCGACCGGCGACGGGCGATGCGGTTGCCGGTCGACCGGTGGTGTTTCGGAGTCAGAGTCCGGTGATGTTTCGGAGGCAGAGCCCGGTGATGTTTCCGGGTCAGATCCAGAGATCGGAAACTCGCTCGAGCCTGGAGCTGTGCTGGAATCGGCCTCCCCGTTTGTCTGCGTTGCTGGCGAACGACCGTCGGGCGGCCCGGCTGTTTCACCCTCCGGCCTCTCACGGTCGCTTGACTCGCATGGCGACGTGGCCGAATTCTCCTCGAGTTCCGACTCTCGGCGGCCGGTCCACACTGTTTCTGCTGCGTTCGGTCGCTGGTCGCCGGTCGGTGGGCTCTCACCCGTGCCGAGCCCCAGCCCCTCGGCGGTCAGCCTGGTTAACACCAACACCACCACGAGGACGATGGCGGTTATCCCGGCGAACGTCACCCACTGGGTCATCGCTCGAAGGTACGAAGGGTCGACAAAAGAGGGTTTGGCTCGAGACAGTGCACGTTCGGGGTTGTGACTGCCTCGAGTACGCACCAAAGAGCAGTGACTACCGAGGCGAGTAAAAGTCGAAGCCGAAACGTCGGCGGAAAATTACTGCGGACTTGGACTCGAACCGGTACCGGTCGCGCCAGGGCCGGATTTGTCGAGTGCGGAGCCGGTGATCGCCTTGAGGCGGTCAACCAGCGAATCCTTCTGCGGTTCGCCCATCAGGGCGACGTCCAGCACTTCGCTGATGTTGTCACAGGGGATGATCTCGATCATATCCTTGTACTCGTCTTCGATCATCACGTCCTGCTCGTTGGTTTTGGGAATGATGACCTTGGTACAGCCGGCTTTCGCAGCAGCCTCGATTTTGTGGGTGACCCCACCGACCGGCAACACGTCGCCGCGAACCGACAGCGAACCGGTCATCGCGACCGACTGGTCGACGGGGATGTCCTCGAGGGCGCTGATGACGGCCGTCGCCACCGTAATGGAGGCCGAGTCGCCGTCGACACCCTGTTGGCCGGCCTGGACGAACTGGATGTGGACGTCCTTCTCGGAGAGGTCGACGTCCGAGAACTTCTTGATAATCGCCGAGACGTTCTGGACGGATTCTTCGGCCATCTCCTTGAGCTGGCCCGTGGCGATGACTTTTCCGCCACCCTGTGTGGGGGCGATTTCGGCCATCACGGGCAGCATGATACCGGAGTCTTCGCCCATCACGGCGAGCCCGTTGACACGACCCTCGACGCCGCCCTCGTTGACCTGCAGTTCGTAGTCTTTGCGGCGTTCGATGTAGTCGTCTGCCAGTTGCTGTTCGATAGAGCGCGAGCGCCCCTTCGCCTGTAAGACGTGTTCACGTGTCGTGAAGTCGGTGTCCTCGGCTCGAGCGATGTCGCCGGCAACGCGAACCAGCCCACCGAGGTTTCGGAAGTGCAGTGTCAGGTGCTCCTTGCGACCAGCCCGGCGTTTTGCCTCGAGGATGACCTCCTCGACGGCATCACGGGTAAAGTGAGGAAGCCGGCCGTCGCGCTCGACTTCCTGGGCGATGAACCGGGCGTACTTCCGGCGCATCTCGGGGGTGTCCTCGATGGTGTCGTCCATGTAGACCTCGTATCCGTAGCCTTTGATACGGCTGCGGAGTGCGGGGTGCATGTTCTCCATCGCGTCGAGGTTCCCGGCAGCGATCATGATGAAATCACAGGGGACGGGTTCGGTCTGGACCATCGCACCCGAGGAGCGCTCGGACTGACCCGTGATGGCGAACTCGCCTTCCTGGATGGCGGTCATCAGCTTCTGCTGGGTTCGCACGTCGAGGGTGTTGATCTCGTCGACGAACAACACGCCCTTATTCGATTTGTGAATCGAACCGGGTTCGACGCGGTCGTGGCTCGGCGTCTCCATCCCACCGGACTGGAACGGGTCGTGGCGGACGTCGCCGAGCAGCGCACCGGCGTGAGCACCGGTCGCGTCCTCGAACGGAGCCGTGCGCTGTTCGCCGTTGTTGACGATCATGTTCGGCACCATCGCGTCGATGCCACGAGAGGTGTACCGGAAGATCAGCCAGATGATACCGGCAGCGAGAATCCCGAGCAGAATCTGCCTGGCGATGATCGCGTAGACGACGATGATCGCGATGATGATCCACATCAGGATCGAACGCATCTGGTTGCGTTTCCTGGCTTCTTCCTTGTGGGCGTCGATGATCTGTTCACCCTTACCAGCCGGAACGGTGCGCACTTTCGGTGCGTTGCCGTCGTCCGGGTTATGGTAGACGAGAACGTCCTGGAGGTCCTCTTTCGGCAGCAACTGACTCATCGCCTTGGCGAGCATCGATTTCCCTGTCCCGGGAGAACCGATCATCATGACGTGACGGCGCTGCTTGGCCGCCTTGATAATGATGTCTCGAGCCTCGTCCTGTCCGATCACCTGATCGACGAGTCGGTCCGGGACTTCGATATCTTCGGTCGAATCGATTTTGAGGCCGCCGAGCAGGTCCTCGTCTTCGATCTCTTCATCGATTTCGACGCCAGGGTCGACCTCGACGGAACTGCCGAGGTCTTCGACGGTCTCGATGTCGTCTTCCGTCGGTGTCTCGTCATCGGACGGGGATCCCTCAGCGAGTTCGTCGCTGTCACCATCGGTTGCGTCCGATTCGCTCGAGCCATCGAGCAGTGAGAGCGACTCTTCGAGTGGATCTGTGGGTTCTTCGTCTGCAACAGAGGTGGTGTCTTCGGCCCCTGCTTCGACGTCGCCAGTGGTGTCCGAACTATCCACAGCCTGTCCCTGGCCATCGCCGGCGGAGCCATCGTCTGTTCGTGACGACTCCTCCTGTGCGGATGGGACGGATTCCTCCTCGGGGGCGCCGTCCGCTGGAGGGTCGTCGACGTTCGTATCGTTACTCATAGAATGCTTTTCAGTATTGCAACGGAAGGGATTGCGACTGATATACTTTCTCCCTTCTACTGAACCGCGGGACCGACACAGGGGCCTTCAAACGGCTGAATTCGCCGCTTTCTCTCGTCAAAACGACCTCGCCACCCTTAAGAGTCCCACCCACGACGTGACAGGTATGACGCGGGGGTTTTACATTGGTCGCTTTCAGCCCTATCATAACGGGCATCACACGATGGTCGAACGGATTGCCGACGACGTCGACGAACTCGTT comes from the Natronosalvus amylolyticus genome and includes:
- a CDS encoding tyrosine--tRNA ligase; its protein translation is MDTYDLLTRNVDEVVTDEEVRELASDPDGKRVYVGYEPSGVLHLGHLLTANKLIDLQNAGMEVVILLADVHAYLNGKGTFEEIRETAEQMRAQFLAYGLEESQTEFVYGSSYQLEEDYVLDVHELELSTTLNRAQRAMAELQGDETAKVSHVVYPLMQALDIEYLDLDLAVGGMDQRKVHMLMREELPKLGYDARPCLHTPIVADLTTGEGKMSSSTGVTISMEDSTADLEEKVNSAFCPPTRDPEGDLENPVLELFEYHVFPRFETVLVERPDKYGGDLEYDGYEALAADLESGELHPADAKGTLASYLDELIAPGREKLREIRDD
- a CDS encoding transporter, with the translated sequence MARLSTIVILIGIALLFVPVPPVASIPLGIVVVVIGLGLRLVTGA
- a CDS encoding DUF6691 family protein, translating into MSTDGVRQEHEQHPLFLALVFVGGLLFGVGLAVSNMAQPEVVLSFLQFADFGLLFVMFGAAIVTGIVFFGAPRVLGSAPLTGKPYERRLKELDRNVVVGGGIFGVGWGLSGICPGAAYASLGIGNYAILWGIVGMFVGAYVQGYWRSTPTTSSVGTTKAD
- a CDS encoding YeeE/YedE family protein, with protein sequence MLPLETLALLADVVPAEPFPEGIAHYAVGGLLVGLGVTVIYLGTGIAAGASTFLESTLSYGSKLSRFDRYRASRDWRVVFTVGIVAGAAGYQLATGDGIWVTEVAWWRLLLGGILVGIGTRLGKGCTSGHGVCGVGSVSGTSFIGVISFLLVAIVTAHLVMAAGVTP
- a CDS encoding succinylglutamate desuccinylase/aspartoacylase domain-containing protein — translated: MRVAQLGSGTPEIAVVAGIHGDEPCGVRAVERLLETDPSVKRPVKLVIANELALERGVRYVDEDLNRAFPGHTEATTHEGQLAAKLADELEHCLTFSMHSTQSHAEPFAIVEALGERARDICPQLPISAIVETGPYADGRLFSEVDTIEIECGLQGSDAAVENAHQLTRAFLTAVDVLPGDTVRRDVPVFELVDRIDKTAADTYEVFVENFQRVEAGSPFAAADGEKQVASEPFYPVLMSPYGYRNVFGYTARKLETLSGSTAAD
- a CDS encoding MGMT family protein — encoded protein: MDESADAGIYARHSPYLERYVQIGVAGDRVLSISFPDQPDENAVEGDEANEHPLLDQLFEYLDGVNEVGFDDVQIALTVPTDQRDILETLRTIPYGESVDVEAIARMTPDLNPEDDDDLITVRTALDKNPIPIVLPDHRVRNGPSAAPPGVEQKLRSLEGL
- a CDS encoding CPBP family intramembrane glutamic endopeptidase; amino-acid sequence: MTQWVTFAGITAIVLVVVLVLTRLTAEGLGLGTGESPPTGDQRPNAAETVWTGRRESELEENSATSPCESSDRERPEGETAGPPDGRSPATQTNGEADSSTAPGSSEFPISGSDPETSPGSASETSPDSDSETPPVDRQPHRPSPVEELSTMALLANVALTQGLFAGVLIGAIVYTNVPLETLGVALESEYLLTGITVGVLAGLILYVGNELGATIATHFGLEHDEGLRGLLAPDSTAGWAVLLGLVLPVVALFEELLFRAALIGALSAGFDIPLWILAVGSSAAFALGHGAQGRTGIVVTGLLGLVLAWLFITTGSLLVVVVAHYLINALEFLVHEWLGLEWTVGIAN
- the lonB gene encoding ATP-dependent protease LonB codes for the protein MSNDTNVDDPPADGAPEEESVPSAQEESSRTDDGSAGDGQGQAVDSSDTTGDVEAGAEDTTSVADEEPTDPLEESLSLLDGSSESDATDGDSDELAEGSPSDDETPTEDDIETVEDLGSSVEVDPGVEIDEEIEDEDLLGGLKIDSTEDIEVPDRLVDQVIGQDEARDIIIKAAKQRRHVMMIGSPGTGKSMLAKAMSQLLPKEDLQDVLVYHNPDDGNAPKVRTVPAGKGEQIIDAHKEEARKRNQMRSILMWIIIAIIVVYAIIARQILLGILAAGIIWLIFRYTSRGIDAMVPNMIVNNGEQRTAPFEDATGAHAGALLGDVRHDPFQSGGMETPSHDRVEPGSIHKSNKGVLFVDEINTLDVRTQQKLMTAIQEGEFAITGQSERSSGAMVQTEPVPCDFIMIAAGNLDAMENMHPALRSRIKGYGYEVYMDDTIEDTPEMRRKYARFIAQEVERDGRLPHFTRDAVEEVILEAKRRAGRKEHLTLHFRNLGGLVRVAGDIARAEDTDFTTREHVLQAKGRSRSIEQQLADDYIERRKDYELQVNEGGVEGRVNGLAVMGEDSGIMLPVMAEIAPTQGGGKVIATGQLKEMAEESVQNVSAIIKKFSDVDLSEKDVHIQFVQAGQQGVDGDSASITVATAVISALEDIPVDQSVAMTGSLSVRGDVLPVGGVTHKIEAAAKAGCTKVIIPKTNEQDVMIEDEYKDMIEIIPCDNISEVLDVALMGEPQKDSLVDRLKAITGSALDKSGPGATGTGSSPSPQ